The Papio anubis isolate 15944 chromosome 10, Panubis1.0, whole genome shotgun sequence genome includes the window GAGCGAATGGCCAGGAAACCGACCGTGTGTGAGTCTGAGGTGAGGGCAGTGGGTGGCAGGGGCCAGGTTGGGCACCGGCCTTCCCCCACCTGAGCTTTGAGAATCAACAAATGGGTCCTGAGCATGCCATCTGTGTCCACAGGAAGCCAGGGGTGGAGGCAGAGAGCACTGTTAGGCAGGCAGCAGAGTCCCCATCCAATGATACCAGACCCCTGTCTATTTGGGACTTGCACTATTCTCTCTAAATCTCAGCAAACCCAGCCCAGTTCCTAACTGTTGTTTCCCACTCCATCACCTAAGCATCCCCCAAACATTTCTCCTGGAAGGAGCCCCACCTAGATTTTATTGATCTCGCTGCAGTCCTGCCATGTCAGGCTGTACATATTGTGCACTGCACAATTCTACTTATTATCATGCGATGGCTCCTCCCTATAATTGTGTTGTACCCTCCGGTGCACATGGTAGCCTTGGATCTTTGCAACCCCAAACCTGTGTTTCAGCCCCTTCCATGAGCCATCTGAAGGCTACTCCACAGGCACAGCCTGACCGCTTGCCGCCCTGGAGGTAATCAGACACATACCACCCTACCCCCACAGACTCTGGGCCCCCTGTTTCCACAGATCCGGGCCTATATGCGGCAGGTTCTAGAGGGAATACACTACCTGCACCAGAGCCACGTGCTGCACCTCGATGTCAAGGTGAGGTGGGGACTGGAGAGCAGACAGGCCCTGTGGGAGCCAGGAGTGGACTGTCCTTCCTTGTTCATTCGGCCCCCACACCTCACCTTGTGTCTTCCAGCCTGAGAACCTGCTGGTGTGGGATGGTGCCGAGGGTGAAGAGCAGGTGCGGATCTGTGACTTTGGGAATGCCCAGGAGCTGACTCCAGGAGAGCCCCAGTACTGCCAGTATGGCACACCTGAGTTTGTAGCACCCGAGATTGTCAATCAGAGCCCCGTGTCTGGAGTCACTGACATCTGGTAAGGCTGGCATGCTGGGCTGGGTGGGCCAGGGCAGCTGCCCTTGGGGCTGTGCCGGGGATGCGCTGACTGACAGGGAGATTTACCGAGCCTGGATTCCTTCTGACAGTGGGCTGGAGGCATTGCTTGCAGGGTTTCCTGCCCATGTTACTCCTTGCCCGTCATGAGTCAGGGCTGCCCCATTCTCTCAAGGCCTTAGCCCTGTTAGTCCTTGACTCCTCGTCTCCCCTGGAAGCTGCGCCTTGCCCTCACCAGCCAGCATGCCTCCTCCAGTGAGGCAGGCATGGTTCCATTGGTCCCCAGACTTCCCTGGGCTTCCTGGGCCAGCCCTGCCATGACCCTGGACTTCTCCAGGCATATCTGGACCTGTGGGTTCAGGGTCCTCCCTGAAGAAGCCACTCCTGTGCCCATTGTCCATGGCAGTGTTCCCAGGGAGGTAACCGCTCACTCAGGTCAGCAGTAGCGAAGAACTGCTCCCTTCCAGTCAGAGGGGTGCAGTCCTCTTACCCATCACTCTCCTTTCCTCACAGGCCTGTGGGCGTTGTTGCCTTCCTCTGGTAAGGACCCCTCTGCAGTGTCCCAGCAGTCTCCTGGCAGGTCCACCCCTGACCTTTGCAGGGCTACAGCCCACCCCCTTCTCTTCCACACCCCCCACTCCTTCTTGTACTGCAAGAAGCCTCATGTGCATGAAGTTGGACGCCCTGGTCTGCATGCCCACACTCTGCCTGTCCCCACACCCCTCCATAAGAGGTGGGCACCCTGGATGGAGAGAGCCCAGCGCAGGCTCAGGGCCATGGAGGCAGGGAACTCTTTGGCTCTGAGTGTCTAAAACTTGGACTCGAAGGGAGTGGAGCTCAGGATGGGCACATCCCCTTGGCACAGACTCTTCACTCATGGGGAGGCCACACTGGAGGATGGATGGAACAGGTCCTCTAAAGCACAGGCCACTAGGCCCCAAGGCAGCACCACCTTTCTGCCCAtcagggggctggggaggggacaggggagaAAAGAGTCTGCAGCCTCGCCTCTTACCCAGATTTGCCCAGCCTCTGTCATCCTAACAACCCCAGAGCCTCCACCTGTCCCCAGCCCTGTGCCCCCACTGGCATTCCCCTTTGTCCCCACCTGCCCCTCACGACACCCCTCTTCACCTCTGCAGTCTGACAGGAATCTCCCCGTTTGTTGGGGAAAATGACCGGACAACATTGATGAACATCCGAAACTACAACGTGGCCTTCGAGGAGACCACATTCCTGAGCCTGAGCAGGGAGGCCCGGGGCTTCCTCATCAAAGTGCTGGTGCAGGACCGCCTGTGAGTACAAGGCCCTGGGAGCCCCCACCTGCAGGGTCACCCTCATACCACCTGCCTGCTCCTCCCAGACTCCTGCCGCTCGACATGCAAGCCCCCAAGTCCTTAGGAGCCCTGTTTGCTCAAACAGTTATTGACTGACTGGATGACTGAATGATAAATCCCTTCTTAATCCTCATTCATTCACAGGAGACCTACCGCAGAGGAGACCCTAGAACATCCTTGGTTCAAAGTGAGTCTGGTCTGCAAAGTGGTGGCACaaaaggtggagggagggagaatgtTACTAACAGttctatttattgagtacctactatgtgcagtAACCACGTTAGGCATTGAATATGCATATGACCTATTAACCTCACAATAGCTTTGCAAAGGAAGACATTATTAGTCCCATTTTGTTGACAAGGAAACAGGCTCAAATCAGGGATGGAGTTGGGGGTATCCTGGACTCCAGGGCATACGTCTGGACCTCTCCATCCTGGGCATCCTCAGTGGAGTTCTCCCCCATGCTTGAGACCAGACCCTGGTCTTCCTGACTTCTGCCTTTCCATCTCTGTCCTGCACTGGTCCCACACACTAGCATTGGGGATGACCAGGCAGGCTCAGCCCCTCGGTTATGAGCTTCATGTGGGCAGGTTCTCGGTTCTCACTCATTCATCTTCAAACCCCAGTGCCTCAGGGCACAGTGCCAGGCATTGATGGGGTCTTGGGGATTTGGGAGCGGATTTGAAGGCTGAGGTCGTTCTGGTGTCAGGAGTTGAATTAAGAGCCTCCTTTCTCAGACCGGAAATGAGCTCCGGAAGAGAGAGCCTGGGTGGGTAGCCGAGGGAAGCATCCATCTTGGTCTGGACCACCAAGGCTCCAGATGTCTGGGGTGTTGGCCCTacatggagacagagaggagCTGGGAGCCAGGGCCTAGGTAAGGGGCCTAAGAGCACAGGCCTCCCAGGGCAGCTGGTTTACCAGGACAGGGCCATGAGCCCTGGTGGAAGCTCAGAAGCCTACCTCTGGGAGCTACCAGTTTCCTGCCTCCCCCTTGGGGGCTTTAGGGGATTTGTCCCTAAGGACACCCTGGCTGTAGGCATTGTCCTGACAGACCCAAGGGAAATGGGACCCCAGGAGCCCAGACTCAGTGCTGCTCAATCCACTCTCTCCTGCCAACCCGCCCCATGGAGTTTGCCTCTCTGTTGCCAAACCTGGAGGGTCTAGGTTGACAGCTTTCCCTCAAGCCCTCTTTCCTGGGTTTGCAGACTCAGGCAAAGGGCGCAGAGATGAGCACGGATCACCTGAAGCTATTCCTCTCCCGGAGGAGGTGGCAGGTGAGTGTGGCAGGCCAGCCTCTATGCTTTccaccttctccttctctctaaCACCGCCTTTCCCCTCCCATGGGTCTTCATCTCCTGCTCCTGTCTTCTCGCTTTCACTGCCTCCATACCCAGTTTCCTGCCTGTTCCCTGACCCTCTGCATGCTCAGGCCTCTTCCCCAGGGCTGAGGTGGGCCTGGGGGGGACAGTCCTGCCCCAGGGGTCCCTCAGGTCTGACTCCAGTAACCTGTCTCCAGCGCTCCCAGATCAGCTACAAATGCCACCTGGTGTTGCGCCCCATCCCGGAGCTGCTGCGGGCTCCCCCAGAGCGGGTGTGGGTGACCATGCCCAGAAGGCCACCCCCCAGTGGGGGGCTCTCATCCTCCTCGGATTCTGAAGAGGAAGAGCTGGAAGAGCTGCCCTCAGTGCCCCGCCCACTACAGCCCGAGTTCTCAGGCTCCCGCGTGTCCCTCACCGATATTCCCACTGAGGATGAGGCTCTGGGGACCCCAGAGACTGGGGCTGCCACCCCCATGGACTGGCAGGAGCAGGGAAGGGCTCCCTCTCAGGACCAGGAGGCTCCCAGCCGGGAGGCCCTCCCCTCCCTAGGCCAGGAGCCCGCAGCTGGGGCTAGCCCCAAGCGGGGAGAACTCCGTAGGGGCAGCTCGGCTGAGAGCGCCCTGCCCCGGGCCGGGCCGCGGGAGCCGGGCCGGGGCCTGCAGAAGGCGGCGTCTGTGGAACTGCCGCAGCGCCGGAGCCCCAGCCCGGGAGCCACCCGCCTGGCCCGGGGAGGCCTGGGTGAGGGCGAGTATGCCCAGAGGCTGCAGGCCCTGCGCCAGCGTCTTCTGCGGGGAGGCCCCGAGGATGGCAAGGTCAGCGGCCTCAGGGGTCCCCTGCTGGAGAGCCTGGGGGGCCGTGCCCGGGATCCCCGGATGGCACGAGCTGCCTCCAGCGAGGCAGCGCCCCACCACCAGCCCCCACTCGAGAACAGGGGTCTACAAAAGAGCAGCAGCTTCTCCCAGGGTGAGGCGGAGCCCCGGGGTCGGCACCGCCGAGCGGGGGCGCCCCTCGAGATCCCCGTGGCCAGGCTTGGAGCCCGTAGGCTACAGGAGTCTCCTTCCCTGTCTGCCCTCAGTGAGGCCCAGCCATCCAGCCCTGCACGGCCCAGCGTCCCCAAACCCAGTGCCCTTAAGTCTGCAGAACcttctgccaccacacctagtgaTGCCCCGCAgccccctgcaccccagcctgcccAAGACAAGGCCCCAGAGCCCAGGCCAGAACCAGTCCGAGCCTCCAAGCCTACACCACGCCCTGAGGCCCTGCAAACCCTAGCGCTGCCCCTCACGCCCTATGCCCAGATCATTCAGTCCCTCCAGCTGTCAGGCCACGCCCAGGGACCCCCGCAGGGCCCTGCCGCGTCGCCTTCAGAGCTCAAGCCCCACGCAGCTGTCTTTGCCAGGGTGGCCTCCCCACCTCCGGGAGCCCCCGAGAAGCGTGTGCCCTCAGCCGGGGCTCCCCCGGTGCTAGCCGAGAAAGCTCGAGTTCCCACGGTGCcccccaggccaggcagcagtcTCAGCAGCAGCATCGAAAACCTGGAGTCGGAGGCCGTGTTCGAGGCTAAGTTCAAGCGCAGCCGCGAATCGCCCCTGTCGCGGGGGTTGCGGCTGCTGAGCCGCTCCCGCTCCGAGGAGCGCGGCCCCTTCCGCGGGGCCGAGGAGGAGGATGGCATATACCGTCCCAGCCCGGCGGGGACCCCGCTGGAGTTGGTGCGACGGCCTGAGCGCTCGCGCTCGGTGCAGGACCTCAGGGCAGTCGGGGAGCCGGGCCTTGTCCGCCGCCTCTCGCTCTCACTGTCCCAGCGGCTGCGGCGGACCCCTCCCGCGCAGCGCCACCCGGCCTGGGAGGCCCGCGGCGGGGACGGAGAGAGCTCGGAGGGCGGGAGCTCGGCGCGGGGCTCCCCGGTGCTGGCGATGCGCAGGCGGCTGAGCTCCACCCTGGAGCGGCTGTCGAGCCGGTTGCAGCGCAGCGGCAGCAGCGAGGACTCGGGGGGCGCGTCGGGCCGCAGCACACCGCTATTCGGACGGCTTCGCAGGGCCACGTCCGAGGGCGAGAGTCTGCGGCGCCTCGGCCTTCCGCACAATCAGTTGGCCACCCAGGCCGGCGCCACCACGCCTTCCGCCGAGTCCCTGGGCTCCGAGGCCAGCGCCACGTCGGGCTCCTCAGGTGAGGAGGGGCAGGGGTAGGGCAGCAGGTGCAGAGGAGGCTGGGGTGCGCTGGAGAGAGGCCGTGGGAGGAGCAGAGGGGCTGGGGACACCCAAGAGGGGCAGGCTGAGGCCCCGAGGGTGGAATCGGCAGGACTGGAGGGGAGGAAAGCAGGAGTGgcagcagggcagggtggggctaGGTGTTCCTTCTGGTTCTCTGGGCTGAGGGTTGCAGAGAGGTGTGAACTTGCTGGTACCGACTGAGCAAATGCTAACGGGCCTGGGCCTTCACAGCCCCAGGGGAAAGCCGAAGCCGGCTCCGCTGGGGCTTCTCTCGGCAGCGGAAGGACAAGGGGTTATCGCAACCAAACCTCTCTGCCAGCATCCAAGAGGAGCTGGGTCACCAGTACGTGCGCAGTGAGTCAGGTAATAGAGGCCTGCTGGGTGAGgaccctcctcccctcctgctaTCCCCTACCCATATCAGGGAGCTGTCATGGCTGGTGAGAGGTGGGCCACCCTGACGAGCCTAGTGGAAGGGGTCTGCTCAGACAACTGTAACAATAGCAGTAGCTGTCATTCATTAGAGAAGCTAAGTGTTCTATTAAACACTTTACAAGCGCTGCCTTATTCAATCCTGCAGCATTGCTTGGGAAATATTAGTATCATTGTCTCCAttgtacaggtgaggaaaccgGCTTAGTGATGCTAAGGATCTGTCCAAGTCGCAGGGCTAGTAAGTGGAGCAGCTGAAGTTGAACTGTGTGACCTTCTGCAGCCAGGTCTGGGAAGGGGCTTCAGGACACCATACTTATGTCTGTCAGGGGCTGGCCTCCTGTCTCCTGGGAGACCCTAGAAGGTTTCTGTAACTGGCTGCACTTTTCAAGGAGCTCAAGATATAGGGCCCTCCTGTCCCCACAGTTCCCCTTTAGATGTGTGTGTGCTTGGGTGTGTACCCAAAGACACTCACTTTCTCTCCAGCCTAGAGGACCACGACCTGTATTGTGCCCCCTAAGTCTCCATTGCCCTGCAGCTCCGAACACCTGACTGCCCCTCCCTGACCCTTCTGTACAGAAAAGCAGCCTTCGGAGCTCTTTGCCAGCTCTTTGCCctcttctgtttctctgcctGAGTGTCCTGGAGCTCCAGATAGGGAGGCATTCCCCACGTGGGGTCACCCCATCCCGCCTGAAAAAGGCACATTACTCAAGGATGACAAGCAAAGGCTTCAGGAGGTTGGGTTTTCCAGAGCAGCATGCAGGAAAGGAGAGAGTCCGTGAAGCCAGGCTATGTGCAGGATCTTGACAAGCCACTAGTCCTGTTCTTCCCCCATTTCCTGGTAAAACTCAGAATGGAGTTGCTGTCGAGTCTTGCCTCAGCTGGGCTTGTAGGGATTGTGTCCAGCCTTGGCCAGGGCAAAGGGGGCTGcagtgagagaaaaagagggagggaagggccgctggtggggaagggagggtggaAAATGAGGGGGAAAGAAAGCGATCAGCCAGCAGAGAGGCCTGGGGACAGCTGATCCCTTCCCACCTGGGGCCTCCTCCTGGCCCAGTTTTGCTTATGCAGCTGATTTCCTGCCTAGGCAGTGTCCCCTTACCTTATCCCCTCCCTGTTCTCTGCAGAAACAAGGCTGTCCCAGTCCACTTTAACAACCAGGGCTGGCCCCTGGGAATGGGGGTGGGGCTGGCGGGGctggcagggctgggcctgggtCACTTTCACCTCTGAGAGAggtggcctctctctctctctccctgctacCCAGTACCCTCACTTGGCCTGGAGGCAGCCATTGAGAAACTGTGTTCACATTGCCTTGTTGGAGCCTCAGTGTGGGACCCCTCCTTGGGGAGCAGTGGGGTACAGCGGGAAGGGGGCACACTGCCATCCTGATCACCACTCCTGCTGAGTACTCCTCTCCTGCCTGGCTCATCCCCACTCCCAGTCCCCCACAATTCTTCAGACAGGCAACAGCTGGGGCTCCCAAGGCTCCTCAGCTTTCTCTGCCCAGGTGAATAAAATCCACCCCCAAGTCCTCCCCTATCCCCACCCTTCACCCACCACCCCCATGGCCGAACTGGGATTCTTCTAAAGGGATATTCCCAGGGATCATGCACTCAAATCCTCAGGGCACTAAGGAGTCACAGGCTGGCTACATTGGAGGAAGGAAAACTGGTCTCATCCCTAGCCCTACCATGTGCACAGCCACCAGCTGGCTGTGAGGGCAATTTCTCTGCTTTGCTGAAACAGCCTTTCTCTGGGCGTCTGCTCCAGGCTTCTCTGCTGGCCATATTATTGAGATAATGCTAGCAACAAGAAAAGTTAGTATTTATAATCAGTTACTGTATGGCAGACACTTGACATGCCTTGTAATTGTCACAGCAAGAATCCTGTGGGCGCGGTATTATTTTCCTTGATTTACAGATTAGAAATGGAGCTTCTGAGAGagtaaatgacttgcccaaggtcaggcaGATACTGTCTCTTGCCCCTTCAAAAGCTCTCACCACTTAATTGACCTGAAGGAGTATATAGGAGACCTACGACCCTGTCCCCGGATGGCAGGTGGGAAGAGGGGCCTGGAGGCCGACACACTTCCAGGATCTGCCCACATTTTCCTAGACTGCAACTCTTTTGAGACTGCATGTTCTGAAAGAACATTCCTCATTCGGTCCCATCGCAGCTCAGGTCACTAACTCACCTCAATTCTTTTCTCACTTGCCCTGTTGTGCCCCAGAGAGGGTGGGTCTTGCAGGATCTTAACcattataatttttcaatatttgtttgcttttattttatttaacaaatgcttaTAGACCGCTTAATTAGTGCCAGACCCTGCTGTCAGTGATTTACAAACCCATGACATAAGTAGCATCATCAATAGTCAGTGCAAGGAAAAGGCAGTCCAGCACAGTGAGGGCCTGAGGAAAGTGATGCTCGCCCCAAAGAAAATTCTTGAAGGCATGGCCTGGGGTTCCACTTTCCACATCTGCCTGggaagagacaaggtttcacgcTGCTTCCTGATGGCTGTTTGCAGGCCTTCTCCACCCCTCCCTCAGCGGTAAGTGGGTCAGGGCCCCCACAGACAGATGGCTGTCTCTGCTTTTCCTCCAGACTTCCCCCCAGTCTTCCACATCAAACTCAAGGACCAGGTGCTGCTGGAGGGGGAGGCAGCCACCCTGCTCTGCCTGCCAGCAGCCTGCCCTGCACCGCACATCTCCTGGATGAAAGGTAAGGAAACTGCCTCCCACAGAGAGGGAGGCCAGCAAGTGGCCCTGAGCCCAGGGGATGGGAGGGGCTAGGCCAGGGTGGGGGCTGAGCATGGTTGTGGGGATGTTGGAGTAGGGAGTGAGTGAGGGGCCTGGACATGTGCTAGCTCACCCAGCAGctcctcctgcttctccctgTCCCCAGACAAGAAGTCATTGAGGTCAGAGCCCTCAGTGATCATCGTGTCCTGCAAAGATGGGCGGCAGCTGCTCAGCATCCCTCGGGTGGGCAAGCGGCACGCCGGGCTCTATGAGTGCTCCGCCACCAACGTCCTGGGCAGCATCACCAGCTCCTGTACCGTGGCTGTGGCCCGTGAGCCTGGGGCAGGGCCCCAGGGGGGTAGTGAGGGGGATGGCGGGGCAGCGCTTGAGGGGCTCTTAGCTAGGGTGTAGGGGCTCACTGGgactcttctttctcttgccaggaGTCCCAGGAAAGCTAGCTCCTCCAGAGGTGCCCCAGACCTACCAGGACACGGCGCTGGTGCTGTGGAAGCCGGGAGACAGCCGGGCACCTTGCACGTATACCCTGGAGCGGCGAGTGGATGGTGAGGATGGGGCAGCCGGAGGGTGGGGGGAGCGGCAGGGGGAGTCTGGGAAGGCCAGTGCCCTCCCGGGCTCCACAGATAGCACTGTGGGAGCTGGCGTCACCCCTTCTGTGACCTCAGCCCCTCCCCCATACTGCCTATAGGGGAGTCTGTGTGGCACCCTGTGAGCTCAGGCATCCCCGACTGTTACTACAATGTGAGCCACCTGCCAGTTGGCATGACTGTGAGGTTCCGTGTGGCCTGTGCCAACCGTGCTGGGCAGGGGCCCTTCAGCAACCCTTCTGAGAAGGTCTTTGTCAGGGGCACTCAAGGTCAGTGCAatggtgtggggtgggggaggaaggggGCCCTGAGCATAGGGTTCTTGGGGAGCACCATGGCCTTGCCCCAAGGCACCGTGGTGAtgattttctttgtctcttaGATTCTTCAGCTGTGCCATCTGCTGCCCACCAAGAGGCCCCTGTCACCTCAGGGCCAGCCAGGGCCCCGCCTCCTGACTCTCCTACCTCActggccccacccccagctcctgctgcccccacccccccgTCAGTCACTGTCAGCCCCTCATCTCCCCCCACAGCCCCCAGCCAGGCCTTGTCCTCGCTCAAGGCTGTGGGTCCGCCACCCCAGACCCCTCCACGAAGACACAGGGGCCTGCAGGCTGCCCGGCAAGCAGAGCCCACCCCACCCAGTACCCAGGTCACCCCAAGTGAGCCCAAGTCTTTCGTCCTTGACACTGGGACCCCGACCCCAGCCTCCACTCCTCAAGGGGTTAAACCAGCGTCTTCCTCTACTCCTGTGTATGTGGTGACTTCCTTCGTGTCTGCACCACCAGCCCCTGAGCCCCCAGCCCCTGAGCCCCCTCCTGAGCCTACCAAGGTGACTGTGCGGAGTCTCAGCCCGGCCAAGGAGGTGGTCAGCTCCCCTGGGAGCAGTCCCCGAAGCTCTCCCAGGCCTGAGGGTACCACTCTTCGACAGGGCCCCCCTCAGAAACCCTACACTTTCCTGGAGGAGAAAGCCAGGCaagcagggctggggaagggaagaggacaTAGGGGAGTGGGTCAAATGTCTGGAGCGCATGGCTTCGGAGAGAAGACCAGATTGTACtggctggggtgaggggaggtgCTGAGACCTGGGTTATTAGCATCATTGAGTTTAAATGTGCCAGACTACACTGCGGGCTTTAGCCATGTGATCTCATCGAATCTTCGCAACTCTGAGAGACACTGTGCTGTTAGCATCACCCATTTCACAGTTGGCAAAACTGAGGTTAGAGAAGTTCTGGGATTTACCTAAGGTACAGAGCCAGTGAGTGGCAAAGCTGGGACTCGAAGCCTGGTTTCTAGGATTGAACTCTGGAGCCCACACCGGAACTGCTGCATTCTTGCCCCTAGGGGTCCCTGCTCTCCTCCGTTAGCCTTCACTGTGAAGtgttcccctcctctcctctgagCCTGTGGTGACCCTCCCCCCCCCCGACACACAGGGGCCGCTTTGGTGTTGTGCGAGCGTGCCGGGAGAACGCCACGGGGCGAACGTTCGTGGCCAAGATCGTGCCCTATGCTGCTGAGGGCAAGCGGCGGGTCCTGCAGGAGTACGAGGTGCTGCGGACCCTGCACCACGAGCGGATCATGTCCCTGCACGAGGCCTACATCACCCCTCGGTACCTCGTGCTCATTGCTGAGAGCTGCGGCAACCGGGAGCTCCTCTGTGGGCTCAGTGACAGGTAGCTGGGCATTCTGGGGGAGTAGGGAGGAAGAGGTAGGGGAGGCTGGGCCGGGTGTCATCCGCTCCACCCCTGCTCTCCCAGGTTCCGGTATTCTGAGGACGACGTGGCCACTTACGTGGCGCAGCTGCTACAAGGCCTGGACTACCTCCACGGCCGCCATGTGCTCCACCTAGACATCAAGCCAGACAACCTGCTGTTGGCCCCTGACAACGCCCTCAAGATTGTGGACTTCGGCAGTGCCCAGCCCTACAACCCCCAGGCCCTTCGGCCCCTTGGCCACCGCACGGGCACGCTGGAGTTCATGGGTGAGGGGACCAGCTGCCAGCCAGGGTGGGGACAGGGCACTGCCAGAGAGGCAGCAGCCAGGGCTCACCCCACTTCACTTACATATGTGCCACTTATTGAGTGATTACTGTATGCAAGCAATGAATGAAGTATGTGGATTTTTCTTCCAATTGATCTTTACAATAACCCTGGAGTGTGGCACAATATTagcccccttttacagatgaggaaactgaggtgtacATCTGAGGTTAAGGATTTGTGCAATCAGACAATTATAAATGCTAGAGACGGGATTTGCTAAAGCCAAAAAGACAGGagaatcaattattattttatttaaataagggGAACCAGCTACCATTGAGTAACCTGCTAAGTGCTTGACGTTCATGATCGCTCTTCCTTAGTGTGGTTCTACAGGCCACACTTTACAGACGAGGCTATGGAGAGCCAGGCAGGT containing:
- the SPEG gene encoding striated muscle preferentially expressed protein kinase isoform X6; this translates as MFEIPLQNVVVAPGADVLLKCIVTANPPPQVSWHKDGSALRSEGRLLLRAEGERHTLLLREARAADAGSYMATAINELGQATCAASLTVRPGGSASPFSSPITSDEEYLSPPEEFPEPGETWPRAPTMKTSPSQNRRSSDTGSKAPPTFKVSLMDQSVREGQDVIMSIRVQGEPKPVVSWLRNRQPVRPDQRRFAEEAEGGLCRLRILAAERGDAGFYTCKAVNEYGARQCEARLEVRAHPESRSLAVLAPLQDVDVGAGEMALFECLVAGPTDVEVDWLCRGRLLQPALLKCKMHFDGRKCKLLLTSVHEDDSGVYTCKLSTAKDELTCSARLTVRPSLAPLFTRLLEDVEVLEGRAAHFDCKISGTPPPVVTWTHFGRPMEESENLRLRQDGGLHSLHIAHVGSEDEGLYAVSAVNTHGQAHCSAQLYVEEPRTAASGPSSKLEKMPSIPEEPEQGELERLSIPDFLRPLQDLEVGLAKEAMLECQVTGLPYPTISWFHNGHRIQSSDDRRMTQYRDVHRLVFPAVGPQHAGVYKSVIANKLGKAACYAHLYVTDVVPGPPDGAPQVVAVTGRMVTLTWNPPRSLDMAIDPDSLTYTVQHQVLGSDQWTALVTGLREPGWAATGLRKGVQHIFRVLSTTVKSSSKPSPPSEPVQLLEHGPPLEEAPAVLDKPDIVYVVEGQPASVTVTFNHVEAQVVWRSCRGALLEARAGVYELSQPDDDQYCLRICRVSRRDMGALTCTARNRHGTQTCSVTLELAEAPRFESIMEDVEVGAGETARFAVVVEGKPLPDIMWYKDEVLLTESSHVSFVYEENECSLVVLSTGAQDGGVYTCTARNLAGEVSCKAELAVHSAQTAMEVEGVGEDEDHRGRRLSDFYDIHQEIGRGAFSYLRRVVERSSGLEFAAKFIPSQAKPKASARREARLLARLQHDCVLYFHEAFERRRGLVIVTELCTEELLERMARKPTVCESEIRAYMRQVLEGIHYLHQSHVLHLDVKPENLLVWDGAEGEEQVRICDFGNAQELTPGEPQYCQYGTPEFVAPEIVNQSPVSGVTDIWPVGVVAFLCLTGISPFVGENDRTTLMNIRNYNVAFEETTFLSLSREARGFLIKVLVQDRLRPTAEETLEHPWFKTQAKGAEMSTDHLKLFLSRRRWQRSQISYKCHLVLRPIPELLRAPPERVWVTMPRRPPPSGGLSSSSDSEEEELEELPSVPRPLQPEFSGSRVSLTDIPTEDEALGTPETGAATPMDWQEQGRAPSQDQEAPSREALPSLGQEPAAGASPKRGELRRGSSAESALPRAGPREPGRGLQKAASVELPQRRSPSPGATRLARGGLGEGEYAQRLQALRQRLLRGGPEDGKVSGLRGPLLESLGGRARDPRMARAASSEAAPHHQPPLENRGLQKSSSFSQGEAEPRGRHRRAGAPLEIPVARLGARRLQESPSLSALSEAQPSSPARPSVPKPSALKSAEPSATTPSDAPQPPAPQPAQDKAPEPRPEPVRASKPTPRPEALQTLALPLTPYAQIIQSLQLSGHAQGPPQGPAASPSELKPHAAVFARVASPPPGAPEKRVPSAGAPPVLAEKARVPTVPPRPGSSLSSSIENLESEAVFEAKFKRSRESPLSRGLRLLSRSRSEERGPFRGAEEEDGIYRPSPAGTPLELVRRPERSRSVQDLRAVGEPGLVRRLSLSLSQRLRRTPPAQRHPAWEARGGDGESSEGGSSARGSPVLAMRRRLSSTLERLSSRLQRSGSSEDSGGASGRSTPLFGRLRRATSEGESLRRLGLPHNQLATQAGATTPSAESLGSEASATSGSSAPGESRSRLRWGFSRQRKDKGLSQPNLSASIQEELGHQYVRSESDFPPVFHIKLKDQVLLEGEAATLLCLPAACPAPHISWMKDKKSLRSEPSVIIVSCKDGRQLLSIPRVGKRHAGLYECSATNVLGSITSSCTVAVARVPGKLAPPEVPQTYQDTALVLWKPGDSRAPCTYTLERRVDGESVWHPVSSGIPDCYYNVSHLPVGMTVRFRVACANRAGQGPFSNPSEKVFVRGTQDSSAVPSAAHQEAPVTSGPARAPPPDSPTSLAPPPAPAAPTPPSVTVSPSSPPTAPSQALSSLKAVGPPPQTPPRRHRGLQAARQAEPTPPSTQVTPSEPKSFVLDTGTPTPASTPQGVKPASSSTPVYVVTSFVSAPPAPEPPAPEPPPEPTKVTVRSLSPAKEVVSSPGSSPRSSPRPEGTTLRQGPPQKPYTFLEEKARGRFGVVRACRENATGRTFVAKIVPYAAEGKRRVLQEYEVLRTLHHERIMSLHEAYITPRYLVLIAESCGNRELLCGLSDRFRYSEDDVATYVAQLLQGLDYLHGRHVLHLDIKPDNLLLAPDNALKIVDFGSAQPYNPQALRPLGHRTGTLEFMAPEMVKGEPIGSATDIWGAGVLTYIMLSGRSPFYEPDPQETEARIVGGRFDAFQLYPNTSQSATLFLRKVLSVHPWSRPSLQDCLAHPWLQDAYLMKLRRQTLTFTTNRLKEFLGEQRRRRAEAATRHKVLLRSYPGGP